The Nostoc sp. 'Lobaria pulmonaria (5183) cyanobiont' genome window below encodes:
- a CDS encoding inorganic diphosphatase, giving the protein MDLSRIPAQPKPGLINVLIEIAGGSKNKYEYDKELEAFALDRVLYSSVQYPYDYGFVPNTLADDGDPLDGMVIIDEPTFPGCVIAARPIGFLEMIDGGDRDEKILCVPDKDPRYTQVKSLKDLAPHRLDEIAEFFRSYKNLEKKVTEILGWQDVDKVAALVEKSVKAYRG; this is encoded by the coding sequence GTGGACTTATCTCGTATTCCTGCCCAACCAAAACCGGGTCTAATCAACGTTCTGATTGAAATTGCTGGCGGAAGTAAAAATAAATACGAATACGACAAGGAACTAGAAGCTTTTGCTCTAGACCGAGTACTTTATTCCTCGGTGCAATATCCTTATGACTACGGCTTTGTACCCAATACTTTGGCTGATGATGGCGATCCCCTCGATGGTATGGTCATAATTGATGAGCCGACCTTTCCCGGCTGCGTTATTGCTGCGCGACCAATTGGCTTCTTGGAGATGATTGACGGTGGCGATCGCGATGAAAAAATCCTTTGTGTTCCTGACAAAGATCCGCGCTACACTCAGGTAAAATCCCTGAAAGACCTAGCGCCACACCGCTTAGATGAAATTGCTGAATTTTTCCGTAGTTATAAAAATTTGGAAAAAAAGGTGACTGAAATTCTCGGTTGGCAAGATGTGGACAAGGTTGCAGCATTAGTAGAAAAATCCGTCAAAGCTTATAGAGGATAA
- the panD gene encoding aspartate 1-decarboxylase, translating to MQRTLLLAKIHNCTLTGANINYVGSISIDEILLEKAGILPYEQVQVVNNANGQRFITYAIPAPAHSGIIELNGGAARLGIIGDRLIIMTYGQLTPEELKSYSPTVVIVDEKNRLLEVRRYDDLLSKV from the coding sequence ATGCAGCGTACTCTCCTTTTGGCAAAAATTCATAACTGCACCCTCACAGGGGCAAATATCAACTACGTGGGTAGTATCAGCATTGATGAAATCCTTTTGGAAAAAGCTGGTATCTTACCTTATGAGCAGGTGCAAGTAGTTAATAATGCCAATGGTCAGCGCTTTATTACCTATGCGATCCCCGCTCCAGCTCATTCAGGAATAATTGAGCTAAATGGGGGTGCGGCACGTCTAGGCATTATTGGCGATCGCTTGATTATAATGACTTACGGGCAGCTCACTCCAGAAGAGTTAAAAAGTTACTCTCCTACGGTAGTCATTGTGGACGAAAAAAACAGGCTGTTGGAAGTGCGGCGCTACGATGACCTGCTCAGTAAGGTCTAA